In the Arthrobacter sp. 31Y genome, one interval contains:
- a CDS encoding molybdopterin oxidoreductase family protein produces the protein MPNGADTHCPYCALQCAMTLTPAAPAAWAAPATDAAPAVPLEVSGRDFPTNRGGLCRKGWTSASLLRHSGRVAEPMLKGSDGVHQPISWDQALMLITAAVKDTQQQFGNDAVGVFGGGGLTNEKAYLLGKFARLALRTSRIDYNGRFCMSSAAAAGNRAFGVDRGLPFPVTDLDTASVILMLGSNVAETMPPFVQHLQGARDAGGLIVVDPRRSATAAFTSDGGGLHLQPTPGTDLALLLGISHVVVHEGLADADFIAANTSGYAAVVRSLSSFWPERVQSITGVPANLIRETARRLAQGARNGGSYILSGRGVEQHVDGTDTATAAINLSLLLGLPGSARSGYGTLTGQGNGQGGREHGQKADQLPGYRKITDPAARAHVARVWGVDESLIPGPGLPAVELLKSLGQPDGVRCLFVHGANVVVSAPDTNAVIQGLRSLDFLVVCDFFMSETAAEADLVLPVTQWAEEEGTLTNLEGRVIRRRRALTPPPGVRSELWLMARLAELLEAPSTFSDDPETVFEELRLASAGGLADYSGIDYAMLDRGEAAYWPYPVGSTGTPRLFADGFAHADGRAVMVPVTPSKRAVRSFADDSLALATGRLLEHYQSGAQTRRVSELLASQPQARLLIHPGTAATRGIADGDYATVTNERGEVLCRAELSTTVRPDTVFLPFHFPGQENANRLTEAATDPISGMPEFKTSRVWVRKAVAAQDVPSVSSRIPATAGLPVHVKEAS, from the coding sequence ATGCCCAACGGCGCCGATACCCACTGCCCCTACTGCGCGCTCCAGTGCGCCATGACGCTGACCCCGGCTGCACCTGCCGCCTGGGCAGCGCCCGCCACTGACGCAGCCCCGGCCGTGCCCCTGGAGGTTTCCGGGCGCGACTTCCCCACCAACCGGGGCGGGCTGTGCCGCAAGGGCTGGACATCGGCGTCGTTGTTGCGTCACAGCGGCCGGGTCGCCGAGCCGATGCTCAAAGGATCCGACGGCGTCCACCAGCCGATCTCCTGGGACCAGGCCCTCATGCTGATCACCGCAGCGGTGAAGGACACCCAGCAGCAGTTCGGGAACGACGCCGTGGGAGTATTCGGCGGCGGTGGCCTCACCAATGAGAAGGCTTACCTGCTGGGCAAGTTCGCCCGCCTCGCACTGCGCACCTCCCGTATCGACTACAACGGCCGGTTCTGTATGTCATCCGCGGCCGCTGCCGGCAACCGGGCATTCGGCGTCGACAGGGGGCTCCCCTTCCCTGTCACGGACCTCGATACCGCTTCAGTCATTCTCATGCTCGGTTCCAACGTGGCCGAGACCATGCCACCTTTCGTCCAGCACCTGCAGGGCGCGCGGGACGCCGGCGGGCTGATTGTGGTGGACCCACGCCGCTCGGCTACTGCTGCGTTCACGTCCGACGGCGGCGGCCTCCACCTGCAGCCGACGCCCGGCACCGATTTGGCGCTCCTTTTGGGCATCAGCCATGTGGTGGTGCATGAAGGGCTGGCGGACGCCGACTTCATCGCAGCCAACACCAGTGGTTACGCCGCAGTGGTGCGCAGCCTGTCGTCGTTCTGGCCTGAGCGTGTCCAGTCCATCACGGGCGTCCCGGCCAACCTCATCCGGGAGACCGCCCGCCGCTTGGCCCAAGGTGCCCGCAACGGCGGCAGCTACATCCTCAGCGGCCGCGGTGTGGAGCAGCACGTTGACGGCACGGACACCGCCACCGCGGCCATCAACCTCAGCCTCCTCCTTGGCCTGCCCGGCTCCGCCCGCAGCGGCTACGGCACCCTTACGGGACAGGGCAACGGTCAGGGCGGCCGCGAACACGGACAAAAGGCCGATCAGCTTCCGGGCTACCGCAAGATCACGGACCCCGCCGCCCGTGCCCACGTCGCCCGCGTCTGGGGAGTCGATGAGTCACTGATCCCCGGACCCGGCCTCCCCGCCGTCGAACTTCTCAAGTCCCTTGGACAGCCCGACGGCGTCCGTTGCCTTTTCGTCCACGGCGCCAATGTGGTGGTGTCAGCGCCCGATACCAACGCAGTGATCCAAGGACTCCGCAGCCTGGACTTCCTGGTGGTTTGCGACTTCTTCATGTCCGAGACCGCGGCTGAAGCTGACCTGGTGTTGCCGGTGACGCAATGGGCCGAGGAGGAAGGCACGCTGACCAATCTGGAGGGCCGCGTGATCCGGCGCCGCCGTGCGCTGACTCCTCCCCCGGGTGTCCGCAGCGAGCTGTGGCTCATGGCCAGGCTGGCTGAGCTCCTTGAAGCGCCCTCAACGTTCAGTGATGATCCCGAGACGGTTTTCGAGGAGCTGCGCTTGGCCTCCGCCGGCGGTTTGGCTGATTACTCGGGCATCGACTACGCCATGCTGGACCGGGGCGAGGCTGCCTACTGGCCCTACCCGGTGGGCAGCACGGGAACACCGCGGCTCTTCGCTGACGGCTTCGCCCATGCTGATGGCCGGGCCGTCATGGTGCCGGTGACGCCGTCCAAACGGGCTGTGCGTTCCTTTGCGGACGACTCGTTGGCCCTGGCAACCGGCAGGCTCCTTGAGCATTACCAATCCGGCGCCCAGACCCGGCGCGTGAGCGAACTCCTCGCATCGCAGCCACAGGCCCGGCTCCTCATCCATCCGGGAACGGCGGCCACGCGGGGCATCGCCGACGGCGACTACGCCACCGTCACCAACGAGCGCGGCGAGGTCCTGTGCAGGGCTGAGCTCAGCACCACGGTCCGCCCCGACACTGTCTTCCTGCCGTTCCACTTCCCCGGCCAGGAAAACGCCAACCGACTCACCGAGGCGGCCACAGATCCCATTTCCGGCATGCCGGAGTTCAAGACCAGCCGGGTGTGGGTCCGGAAGGCAGTTGCCGCGCAGGACGTCCCCTCGGTTTCTTCACGTATTCCGGCCACGGCCGGGCTGCCAGTGCACGTCAAGGAGGCATCATGA
- a CDS encoding MFS transporter: MTVDRSADELAPVQSTATAAPALEHRPGRWIANWDAEDKGQWEAEGRSIAKRNLNWSIFAEFLGFVVWQLWSIVVVQLPAAGFQFDTNQIFWLISIPSLVGATLRIPYTFMVPKFGGRNWTIVSALLLLIPTTGLALCVSNPETPFGVMLLMAALAGFGGGNFASSMANITFFYPAREKGWALGLNAAGGNLGAAVAQLVVPIAITLLAAGTVNLPMAGIIWIPLIIIAAFGAYKYMNNLTSAKGDVAGSLAALKEPHLWIMAFLYIGTFGSFIGFAGVFPKLIKDYFPDFSSIHVGAVALSLAFLGPLIGSLARPYGGRMADRMGGARMTIASFASMAVITLTMIWTLPLKNFWLFLTLFLLLFLASGFGNGATYRMIPVIFATSSRAARTGAPSATTARLASSSLGLISAIGAYGGFVIPQVLNASNTASGSYTPAFYGFVGAYVLMLAVCWVVYIRPAQKRNTIGHI; this comes from the coding sequence GTGACTGTTGACCGCTCCGCAGATGAACTGGCCCCTGTCCAGTCCACTGCCACCGCCGCCCCCGCCCTTGAACACCGCCCCGGCCGCTGGATCGCCAACTGGGATGCCGAAGACAAGGGCCAGTGGGAAGCCGAAGGCCGTTCCATCGCCAAGCGAAATCTCAATTGGTCCATCTTCGCCGAATTCCTCGGCTTCGTCGTCTGGCAGCTGTGGTCCATCGTGGTGGTCCAGCTCCCCGCAGCCGGCTTCCAGTTCGACACCAACCAGATCTTCTGGCTCATCTCCATCCCCAGCCTCGTGGGCGCCACGCTCCGAATCCCCTACACCTTCATGGTTCCCAAGTTCGGTGGCCGGAACTGGACCATCGTCTCCGCGCTGCTCCTGCTGATCCCCACTACCGGGCTTGCCCTTTGTGTCTCCAACCCGGAGACGCCCTTTGGTGTCATGCTCCTCATGGCCGCACTCGCCGGCTTCGGTGGCGGCAATTTCGCCAGCTCCATGGCCAACATCACCTTCTTCTACCCCGCCCGCGAAAAGGGTTGGGCGCTGGGCCTGAACGCAGCCGGCGGAAACCTCGGTGCCGCCGTCGCACAGCTTGTTGTTCCCATCGCCATCACGCTCCTGGCAGCCGGGACCGTCAACTTGCCGATGGCCGGCATCATCTGGATCCCGCTGATCATCATCGCCGCCTTCGGCGCGTACAAGTACATGAACAACCTCACCAGTGCCAAGGGCGATGTGGCCGGTTCCCTGGCCGCACTGAAGGAACCGCACCTGTGGATCATGGCGTTCCTCTACATTGGAACGTTCGGTTCGTTCATCGGCTTCGCGGGTGTCTTCCCCAAGCTGATCAAGGACTACTTCCCGGACTTCTCCTCCATCCACGTCGGCGCTGTGGCACTCTCGCTGGCCTTCCTCGGCCCGCTGATCGGTTCCCTGGCCCGCCCCTACGGCGGACGCATGGCCGACCGAATGGGCGGCGCCCGCATGACCATCGCCTCCTTCGCCTCCATGGCAGTCATCACCCTGACCATGATCTGGACGCTGCCCCTGAAGAACTTCTGGCTCTTCCTCACCTTGTTCCTGCTGCTCTTCCTGGCCAGCGGCTTCGGAAACGGCGCAACCTACCGCATGATCCCGGTCATCTTCGCCACCTCCAGCCGGGCAGCCCGGACCGGGGCCCCGAGCGCCACCACTGCACGGCTCGCTTCTTCCTCGCTGGGCCTGATCTCCGCGATCGGCGCCTACGGCGGCTTCGTCATCCCGCAGGTCCTCAACGCTTCCAACACGGCCAGCGGCTCCTACACCCCGGCGTTCTACGGATTCGTTGGAGCCTACGTCCTCATGCTCGCCGTCTGCTGGGTGGTCTACATTCGCCCCGCACAGAAGCGCAACACGATCGGACACATCTAG
- a CDS encoding MFS transporter: protein MSSTAPSKEGESTKPVNSRGKVIFASLIGTTIEFYDFYAYATASVLVFPKLFFPDATDINALLSAFAIFGVAFFARPIGAVVFGHFGDKIGRKGTLVASLLTMGIATFLIGLLPTASMAGWAILAPIMLVILRFFQGLALGGEWSGAALLATENAPEGKRAIYGTFPQLGAPIGFIIANVIFIWMNVSLSAEEFLAWGWRVPFILSAVLVIVGLYVRLKLVESASFTKVIEQDKVQKLPLAATLKSHWRPVVAGTFIMFATYVLFYIMTTFTLSYGTKPTLAGAQAAAEKAGKPMTADQVAAFVPGLGITRSDFLWMLIIGVVFFGIFTVVSGPLAEKWGRRKFLLGVTAGIFVFGALWFTMFGPGQAAAMVGLIVGFTLMGLTFGPMAAILPELFPANVRYTGSAVAYNLSSMIGAAPASFVAIALWSAANGSTWLVGAYMAAAAVVTFIALWLTRETRDMDYENNVA, encoded by the coding sequence ATGTCTTCCACCGCACCATCCAAGGAAGGCGAGTCCACTAAGCCAGTGAACTCGCGGGGCAAGGTGATCTTCGCGAGCCTGATCGGCACGACGATCGAGTTCTACGACTTCTACGCCTATGCCACCGCGTCGGTACTCGTCTTCCCGAAGCTCTTCTTCCCGGACGCCACTGACATCAATGCCCTGCTCAGTGCGTTCGCCATCTTCGGTGTCGCCTTCTTCGCGCGGCCCATTGGCGCCGTGGTCTTCGGCCACTTTGGTGACAAGATCGGCCGTAAGGGCACCCTGGTGGCATCGCTGCTGACCATGGGTATTGCAACCTTCCTTATCGGCCTCCTGCCCACGGCCTCCATGGCTGGGTGGGCCATTCTGGCCCCGATCATGCTGGTGATCCTGCGCTTCTTCCAGGGCCTCGCCTTGGGTGGAGAATGGTCCGGCGCGGCATTGCTGGCCACCGAGAACGCCCCCGAAGGCAAGCGCGCCATCTACGGAACCTTCCCGCAGCTGGGCGCTCCCATCGGCTTCATCATCGCCAACGTCATCTTTATCTGGATGAACGTATCCCTGAGTGCCGAAGAGTTCCTGGCCTGGGGCTGGCGTGTTCCGTTCATCCTCAGTGCCGTACTGGTCATCGTGGGACTGTACGTCCGCCTGAAGCTGGTGGAGAGCGCATCCTTCACCAAGGTCATCGAGCAGGACAAGGTCCAGAAGCTGCCCTTGGCTGCGACGCTCAAGAGCCACTGGCGCCCCGTGGTGGCAGGCACCTTCATCATGTTCGCCACGTACGTGCTCTTCTACATCATGACCACGTTTACCCTGTCCTACGGCACCAAGCCCACTTTGGCCGGCGCGCAGGCCGCCGCTGAGAAGGCCGGAAAGCCCATGACGGCGGACCAGGTGGCAGCGTTTGTCCCCGGTCTGGGCATCACGCGGTCCGACTTCCTCTGGATGCTGATCATCGGCGTCGTCTTCTTCGGTATCTTCACCGTGGTCTCCGGGCCGCTCGCCGAGAAGTGGGGCCGACGCAAGTTCCTGTTGGGCGTCACCGCTGGCATCTTCGTGTTCGGTGCGCTCTGGTTCACCATGTTCGGACCCGGCCAGGCAGCGGCCATGGTTGGCCTCATTGTGGGCTTCACGCTCATGGGCCTCACCTTCGGGCCCATGGCGGCCATCCTTCCCGAGCTGTTCCCGGCCAACGTCCGCTACACCGGGTCAGCGGTTGCCTACAACCTGTCCTCGATGATCGGCGCAGCACCTGCATCGTTCGTGGCCATCGCGCTCTGGTCTGCAGCCAACGGCAGCACCTGGCTGGTGGGCGCCTACATGGCCGCCGCCGCTGTGGTGACGTTTATCGCCCTCTGGCTGACACGCGAAACCAGGGACATGGACTACGAGAACAACGTTGCCTAA
- a CDS encoding acetyl/propionyl/methylcrotonyl-CoA carboxylase subunit alpha codes for MSANPAQPISSPLTKVLIANRGEIAVRIIRAARDEGIASVAVYADPDREALHVRLADEAYALGGNTAAESYLVMDKIIDVAKQSGADAIHPGYGFLAENAEFAAKVIDAGITWIGPSPDAISALGDKVQARHIAEKVGAPLVPGTADPVQNADEILKFAEEFGLPVAIKAAFGGGGRGIKVARTMDEIPELYESAVREAIAAFGRGECFIERFLDAPRHVETQCLADAFGNVVVVSTRDCSLQRRNQKLVEEAPAPYLSEEQNKRLYESSKAILKEANYLGAGTCEFLVGQDGTISFLEVNTRLQVEHCVSEEVTGIDLVREQFRIARGEALGYDDPEVRGHSFEFRITGEDPGRNFMPAPGTITTLKNPTGPGVRIDSGVDQGDVISGNFDSMLSKLIITGATREQALQRSRRALEEMVVEGIPTVIPFDLAVVTDPAFAPAEGPFKVHTRWIETEFVNSIPAWSANVAGAETPDAGDRQRVVVEVGGKRLEVVLPSGLGGSIAAVSSGSGTKSGKSKKRSRSAGATAAAAGGNALTSPMQGTIVKVAASEGDVVAEGDLIVVLEAMKMEQPLTAHKAGTVRGLSAAAGETVAAGAVIATIED; via the coding sequence TTGTCAGCTAACCCGGCGCAGCCCATTTCCAGCCCTCTTACCAAGGTCTTGATTGCCAACCGCGGCGAAATCGCGGTCCGCATCATCCGAGCAGCCCGGGACGAAGGCATTGCCTCCGTAGCCGTTTACGCCGACCCTGACCGTGAGGCCCTCCACGTCCGCCTTGCCGACGAAGCCTACGCCCTAGGCGGCAACACGGCTGCTGAGTCGTACCTGGTGATGGACAAGATCATCGACGTCGCTAAGCAGTCCGGCGCGGATGCCATCCACCCGGGTTACGGCTTCCTTGCAGAGAACGCCGAGTTCGCTGCCAAGGTCATCGACGCCGGCATCACCTGGATCGGCCCTTCACCGGACGCCATCTCAGCCTTGGGTGACAAGGTGCAGGCCCGCCACATTGCCGAAAAGGTAGGCGCTCCCCTGGTTCCGGGCACGGCTGACCCGGTCCAGAACGCGGACGAGATCCTGAAGTTCGCCGAGGAATTCGGACTTCCGGTCGCCATCAAGGCTGCCTTCGGCGGCGGTGGCCGCGGTATCAAGGTTGCCCGCACCATGGACGAAATCCCCGAGCTGTACGAATCCGCAGTCCGCGAAGCCATCGCAGCTTTCGGCCGCGGCGAATGCTTCATTGAACGCTTCCTTGATGCCCCGCGCCACGTGGAAACACAGTGCCTGGCCGATGCTTTCGGCAACGTGGTAGTGGTCTCCACCCGCGACTGCTCGCTGCAGCGCCGCAACCAGAAGCTTGTTGAAGAAGCCCCCGCTCCGTACCTCAGCGAAGAGCAGAACAAGCGTCTTTACGAATCCTCCAAGGCCATCTTGAAGGAAGCCAACTACCTCGGCGCCGGCACCTGTGAGTTCCTGGTAGGCCAGGACGGCACCATTTCCTTCCTCGAGGTCAACACCCGCCTCCAGGTGGAGCACTGCGTGTCCGAGGAAGTCACGGGCATCGACCTTGTCCGCGAGCAGTTCCGCATTGCCCGCGGCGAAGCACTTGGCTATGACGACCCCGAGGTCCGCGGCCACTCCTTCGAGTTCCGCATCACCGGCGAGGACCCGGGCCGCAACTTCATGCCCGCCCCCGGCACCATCACTACGCTGAAGAACCCGACAGGACCCGGCGTCCGGATCGACTCCGGCGTGGACCAGGGTGACGTCATCAGCGGCAACTTCGACTCCATGCTCTCCAAGCTGATCATCACCGGAGCAACCCGCGAGCAGGCGCTTCAGCGTTCACGCCGGGCACTGGAGGAGATGGTGGTTGAGGGCATCCCCACCGTCATCCCGTTCGATCTCGCAGTGGTCACCGATCCCGCTTTCGCCCCGGCGGAGGGCCCGTTCAAAGTCCACACACGCTGGATCGAGACAGAGTTCGTCAACAGCATCCCGGCCTGGTCGGCCAACGTAGCAGGCGCAGAGACGCCCGACGCCGGTGATCGCCAGCGCGTCGTCGTCGAGGTCGGCGGCAAGCGCCTTGAGGTTGTCCTGCCGTCCGGTCTGGGTGGCAGCATCGCCGCGGTTTCAAGCGGCTCGGGTACCAAGTCCGGCAAGTCCAAGAAACGCTCCCGTTCGGCTGGCGCCACGGCTGCAGCTGCGGGCGGCAACGCGCTCACCTCCCCCATGCAGGGCACCATCGTCAAGGTGGCAGCTTCCGAAGGTGACGTCGTGGCAGAGGGCGATCTGATCGTGGTCCTGGAAGCCATGAAAATGGAGCAGCCGCTGACAGCCCACAAGGCCGGTACCGTACGCGGCCTCTCGGCCGCCGCCGGTGAGACCGTTGCCGCCGGCGCGGTCATCGCCACCATCGAGGACTAA
- a CDS encoding Maf family protein, producing MTRLILASQSPARTKLLTEAGIQHDVLVSDVDEDAVQAKYGVTDAHDTALLLARAKAEAVASLPEAEGALVIGCDSVFEFDGESHGKPYTAEVARERMLRMSGSQGVLHTGHWLVDCRDTAADADDDATEGSDAAAHEGTGATVGAVSSAEVHFAQMSPHDIDAYIATGEPLHCAGSFTIDGLGGAFIRKVDGDPHAVVGLSISTLRDLLVHANVGITELWAANTQ from the coding sequence GTGACCCGATTGATTCTCGCCTCCCAGTCCCCCGCCCGCACCAAGCTGCTCACCGAGGCCGGGATCCAGCACGACGTCCTGGTCTCGGACGTGGACGAGGACGCGGTCCAGGCCAAATACGGCGTGACGGATGCCCATGACACCGCCCTGCTCCTTGCCCGGGCCAAGGCCGAAGCCGTTGCTTCGCTCCCCGAGGCTGAGGGCGCGCTGGTGATCGGTTGCGACTCCGTCTTCGAGTTCGACGGCGAGTCCCACGGCAAGCCCTACACCGCCGAGGTCGCGCGTGAACGGATGCTGCGGATGAGCGGCTCGCAGGGTGTACTCCACACAGGCCACTGGTTGGTTGACTGCCGGGACACCGCTGCAGACGCGGACGACGATGCAACAGAGGGTTCAGACGCCGCGGCTCACGAAGGCACGGGGGCAACCGTTGGAGCGGTATCCAGTGCCGAGGTCCACTTCGCTCAAATGAGCCCCCACGACATCGACGCCTACATCGCCACCGGCGAACCCCTTCACTGCGCCGGCTCCTTCACCATCGACGGCCTGGGCGGGGCCTTCATCCGCAAGGTGGACGGCGACCCGCACGCCGTCGTCGGGCTTTCCATCTCCACGCTCAGGGACCTGCTGGTCCACGCCAACGTGGGCATCACTGAGCTGTGGGCCGCGAACACACAGTAG
- a CDS encoding MMPL family transporter encodes MASFLYRLGKFSYRRRWLVISIWLAVMVAVGGSAAAFHGTMSNNFTIPGTETQQMADKLKEALPDSSGGSASVVFDAGDAGFDQAKKDAVTAALTKLEAMPDVQGTVNPFTTQEQLDKSAGEIAAGEAKAAEGKAQLDASRAQLEAGEAQLNGVEQQLAASGLTPAQIEAQLAPQRAEFAANKEKLDAGAKEAADGAATLALGKRQLEASQGLRFVSSDNKAAVAQVQFKTSINAVDPAVREEVQEIVHGVSSAGVTAYASKEITEDVSEIFGIAEIVGVAVAALVLILMLGTLIAAGLPLVMALIGVAVGVGGTFALTSVIDMSSISPMLALMLGLAVGIDYSLFIVNRHRTQLLAGMDAEESAALATGTSGNAVLFAGLTVIIALAALVVPGLPFLAVMGVAAAATVGVAVVVALTLTPAVLALIGRRLISKRAWAKAAKHNAEPGHEVADREREEKRSSGGWGGMVTRHPWVALVASVALLGALALPASQLRLALPDGGSEPVDSQAFKAYDLTRSSFGEGVTGPIIVVGEFPEGLSENDAKNKQFDVADQLRSVENVVAAVPVALSEDRRTTVFQVIPKEGPASAGTVQVVSDLRAKGTAISEDLDVQIGLTGQTAGNIDVSNKLGAALPPYLAIVVGLSLLLLLLVFRSIVVPLLATGGFLLSLAAAFGAVVAVYQWGWLGGIFDVANPGAVLSFLPIILIGVLFGLAMDYQVFITSGMRESFMHGESAKHAVRSGFSHAAAVVTAAAIIMVSVFSGFIFSHLTMVRPLGFAMAFGVLIDAFVVRMTIVPAVMYLLGEKAWWLPKWLERVLPDVDVEGAKLERTDRRKADAEELVH; translated from the coding sequence ATGGCCTCGTTCCTCTACCGTCTCGGCAAGTTTTCGTATCGCCGCCGCTGGCTCGTCATCTCCATATGGCTGGCCGTCATGGTGGCCGTAGGCGGCTCGGCCGCAGCATTCCACGGCACCATGTCCAACAACTTCACCATCCCGGGCACCGAAACCCAGCAGATGGCGGACAAGCTCAAGGAAGCCCTTCCTGATTCGTCGGGCGGCTCGGCCAGCGTGGTTTTCGACGCCGGAGATGCCGGTTTCGACCAAGCCAAGAAGGACGCGGTTACGGCTGCGCTCACCAAGCTCGAAGCCATGCCTGACGTACAGGGAACGGTCAACCCGTTCACCACGCAGGAGCAGTTGGACAAGTCCGCTGGCGAGATCGCCGCAGGCGAAGCGAAGGCCGCAGAAGGCAAGGCCCAGCTGGACGCCTCCCGGGCGCAGCTGGAAGCGGGCGAGGCGCAACTCAACGGGGTTGAACAGCAGCTCGCTGCCTCAGGCCTCACGCCCGCCCAGATTGAAGCACAGCTGGCGCCGCAGCGCGCTGAATTTGCTGCCAACAAGGAAAAGCTCGACGCCGGAGCCAAGGAGGCCGCCGATGGCGCCGCCACGCTGGCACTTGGCAAGCGACAGCTCGAAGCATCCCAGGGGCTCCGCTTTGTTTCCAGCGACAACAAAGCAGCAGTAGCGCAGGTCCAGTTCAAGACCTCCATCAACGCCGTTGACCCCGCTGTCCGCGAGGAAGTCCAGGAGATCGTCCACGGAGTCTCCTCCGCCGGCGTCACTGCCTACGCCAGTAAGGAAATCACCGAGGACGTCTCGGAGATCTTCGGCATCGCTGAAATTGTGGGCGTTGCTGTTGCAGCTCTGGTCCTGATTCTCATGCTCGGAACGTTGATCGCTGCCGGCCTGCCGCTGGTGATGGCCCTGATCGGTGTTGCCGTGGGTGTGGGCGGGACTTTCGCGCTCACCAGCGTGATCGACATGAGTTCCATTTCCCCCATGCTTGCCCTGATGCTCGGCCTCGCGGTGGGCATTGACTACTCGCTCTTCATCGTCAACCGGCACCGGACACAATTGCTCGCCGGCATGGACGCCGAAGAATCCGCAGCACTGGCCACCGGCACCTCGGGCAACGCCGTGCTGTTTGCAGGCCTCACGGTCATCATCGCGTTGGCGGCCCTGGTGGTTCCGGGACTCCCCTTCCTGGCCGTCATGGGTGTTGCCGCCGCAGCGACAGTCGGCGTGGCCGTCGTCGTCGCCTTGACCCTGACGCCCGCCGTCCTGGCGCTGATCGGCCGCAGGCTCATCTCCAAGCGCGCCTGGGCCAAGGCCGCCAAGCACAACGCCGAGCCCGGCCACGAAGTTGCCGATCGCGAACGCGAGGAGAAGCGCAGCAGCGGTGGCTGGGGCGGAATGGTCACGCGTCATCCGTGGGTTGCTTTGGTGGCAAGCGTCGCCCTGTTGGGTGCGTTGGCTCTCCCGGCTTCGCAGTTGCGGCTGGCGCTTCCCGACGGCGGCTCCGAGCCGGTGGATTCGCAGGCCTTCAAGGCCTACGACCTCACACGCAGCAGCTTCGGTGAAGGCGTGACGGGACCCATCATCGTGGTCGGCGAATTCCCGGAAGGCCTCAGTGAGAATGACGCCAAGAACAAGCAGTTCGACGTAGCGGACCAGCTTCGCAGCGTTGAGAATGTGGTCGCAGCTGTGCCTGTGGCGCTGAGTGAGGACCGCCGCACCACAGTCTTCCAGGTCATTCCGAAAGAGGGCCCGGCAAGCGCCGGCACCGTGCAGGTGGTGTCCGATCTCCGCGCCAAGGGAACCGCGATCAGCGAAGACCTTGACGTGCAGATAGGCCTGACCGGACAAACCGCGGGCAACATTGATGTCTCCAACAAGCTCGGCGCCGCGTTGCCGCCCTACTTGGCCATTGTGGTGGGACTCTCCCTGCTGCTGTTGCTGCTGGTCTTCCGCTCCATCGTGGTGCCGTTGCTGGCTACAGGCGGATTCCTACTCTCCCTTGCCGCTGCTTTCGGTGCCGTGGTTGCCGTCTACCAGTGGGGCTGGCTGGGAGGCATCTTCGACGTCGCCAACCCCGGTGCTGTCCTGAGCTTCCTGCCCATCATCCTGATCGGCGTGCTGTTCGGACTCGCCATGGACTACCAGGTGTTCATCACCTCCGGCATGCGGGAATCGTTCATGCACGGCGAATCCGCCAAGCACGCCGTCCGCTCCGGATTCAGCCATGCCGCAGCCGTGGTCACCGCGGCCGCGATCATCATGGTCAGCGTGTTCTCCGGCTTCATCTTCAGCCACCTCACCATGGTCCGCCCGCTGGGCTTTGCCATGGCATTCGGTGTGCTGATTGACGCCTTCGTAGTGCGCATGACCATTGTTCCCGCGGTCATGTATCTCCTGGGTGAGAAGGCGTGGTGGCTGCCCAAGTGGCTGGAACGCGTCCTCCCGGACGTCGATGTTGAAGGCGCCAAGCTGGAGCGCACCGACCGCCGGAAGGCCGACGCCGAGGAACTGGTCCACTAA
- a CDS encoding TetR/AcrR family transcriptional regulator, producing the protein MTQTSSHEATAESPNTAEQSTPSRRELNKAATRSSIASAALDLLRSNGPGNFTVEDIAASAGVSRRTFFNYFPSLEAALASVADGFMDHALEQFRLRPAEESILESAQAALMALADPMSVAPMAELFSLTQDNRQLARSELEAWEHCTAQIIDAARSRLGAGISELYLHALAGSVISCGKAAMTVWFIERGPDLSQESLAVLRQHLIDAMGLLGGGFAPPSNAFSTAATASPSVPTTKDRF; encoded by the coding sequence GTGACCCAAACCAGTAGCCATGAAGCCACTGCGGAGTCGCCCAACACTGCTGAGCAATCAACGCCTTCACGGCGCGAGCTCAACAAGGCGGCCACCCGCAGCTCCATTGCGTCCGCAGCTCTGGACCTTTTGCGCAGCAATGGGCCCGGCAACTTCACCGTGGAAGACATCGCAGCCAGTGCGGGTGTCTCACGGCGGACTTTCTTCAATTACTTCCCCAGCCTCGAAGCAGCACTGGCCTCCGTAGCCGATGGCTTCATGGACCACGCGTTGGAGCAGTTCCGGCTACGCCCGGCAGAGGAGTCCATCCTCGAATCCGCACAGGCGGCCCTCATGGCGCTGGCCGATCCGATGTCCGTGGCACCCATGGCCGAACTGTTCAGCCTGACCCAGGACAACCGTCAGCTTGCACGCTCCGAGCTGGAAGCCTGGGAGCACTGCACAGCGCAGATTATTGACGCCGCCCGCAGCAGGCTCGGCGCCGGGATCAGTGAGCTTTATCTTCACGCTCTGGCGGGATCCGTGATCTCCTGCGGCAAAGCGGCAATGACCGTCTGGTTCATCGAACGCGGCCCCGACCTCTCACAGGAATCCCTGGCCGTCCTTCGCCAGCACCTCATCGATGCGATGGGTCTTCTCGGTGGTGGCTTCGCGCCGCCGTCGAACGCTTTCTCCACAGCGGCAACAGCCTCCCCCTCCGTTCCAACCACCAAAGATCGGTTCTGA